The following nucleotide sequence is from Acyrthosiphon pisum isolate AL4f chromosome A2, pea_aphid_22Mar2018_4r6ur, whole genome shotgun sequence.
AAAATTGCtatgtaatatctattattttatgcaaatgATCTTAACATAAATTCACATGTAGTTCAAATTCaactcataatattcataacatattttatcgaaataaattcaatttcaatgatattaaattgtaatgtataaaaaacCTTTCTACTGATGTAGGGTCACTTCTGATTAAATTccattattattgattactcatacaaaatttaaaaatgcattgtaaaatataatagtttacaaCTTACACACtaccataatttttattcaacccTCCAGATTTTTTTCAGCTTGTTTATAACACatacaaagaaaataatttaatgattctAAGTACCTAGTCTTTGTCTAAGCATTACACGAGTTCTTAcaaagatcatattatattataaaggttataGCCAAcactttcataataataattctataattacCTGATGGTTTTAAAGCTTTAATAGCAAATGGAACAACTAGATGTGGATGAGGTAAGTCTAAGAATACGGCATCAGCTTTGCCAATAACATCATCACTAAATCCATTTTGGCAAACATctctataaatacaaaacatcaataattaattaaaatcagtgAACCAAATCTTCAAAATCAATATGCTATTGGTATACCACCAAcactataaacaaaacaaattaaaattacctgCATTGACTCGTGACATTCTCAGATAAACCATGGGATTTAAACTCTTTTTGGGCCTGATCTGCCCTTTGTTCATGAAAATCGTAAGTATAAATGTGTCCAGTAGGTTTTACTCTAAAAGCCATGGCATGAGTCAAAGATCCACTTCCGGTTCCTAAACATAGTACAATACATCAAATATAGATTCATAAGATAAATgaatgtaaaaataacaatagtagATATAGGTGTGTTACCCGACTCAACCACAATGCTACCAGGCTTTAGTTctaacataaacataattagACTTATGTCTGGTGTGTATATAATCTGAGTTCTGTGCGGCAATGTCTGTGTCCAAAGTTCGGGTGTTGGATACAAGACATGAGCCCATCCATTGGACAAACTCACTTTTGATCCAAATTGTTTTCCAAATAAAGATGAAATCTTCAAAGCTCCATACTTAGTCTGCATAACATTCTCAATCTTTTCTCCTTTGCGATTTTCGATTACTGACTGGGCTTGTATAGCGTACATTGCTTGTggatttatatacaatatgaccGTGTCGCCTTCCTCAATAATGTCTTTGTAGCGGTTGAAACTCATTtctaatgacaaaaaaaaaggtactccaattaattttgtcaaagcgttaatacattatttatattttgtttaaagcgAACTTACTGTACTTTCGGCTCTCTGATGTGATGTAAAAACCGGTGTTGCAAAAcgaagattattaattattcaatatgtgCCAGGATGTTTACCAATTGAAAGCGTTGACCGACTGACTAACTTTTCAGACGTTACGAAATGTGTAGACGATCATGTAATACGACAAATATAGtggatcataatttataataatacttggaAAATTGAAGttagattttcaaaaatttgtcGCGGAAACCGCTCTTATCACTACCATCAAAACAATGTTATCATGTAAATACGAAATAACATCATTAGCACGTTTTTCATAACCACATCCACGACCACGATTATACcaagataataaatttaatgtgcATTTGAAAAAGTACTCACAGCGGAATCTAGTGGTCATATCTACTTGTAGTAACTTACATTAACGGAGtttgtaagtatataaaatatattatattcatacctacctaatctaaAAACCATACACCGCGCTATTTTATTCTTTGGTGCTATTATACTTTTCTATGACACTACTATGCATTACTTACATAATCACAATAAACCAGGGATCGAAactgtttcaaattttaacggttgcGGTTTCGATTTCTGAGAatggtttttcaaattttgtttcggtttcaaaaaaggtttttcaaattttattggtatcaagaacgatttttgaaaattttcggttttggtttttgaaaattttttttcctttaccTAATAACTGCAAACtcgatttttactatttatttactatttagggctgaaagccctgaaatatgtcCGATTTGTAAAGTTAGTGTAGATACatacaacataacaaatttacgttcagcagaactaatttcatgttgttaactttaatgttaattgttataggtacctacttttgcTGTTTGCATACAACATATGGTTgagattattatttgattatattaatatttaattgtaatttacaataacatcaaactacctatattacaatttacagtataataaaactCTTGTTATGTGATTAATGCTtatgatatttgaataaaatattaatttaaatggatactaaaaaagagtattttgaaaatattgtaataaacaaagtatataataattactatttaatttatagttattattcaatattagataggaaaattgataaaatatttacttctgtcatactatttattaggtaagacttaatacttaataaaaacttgaaaaacatcgttcaggtgtatagcagttgatacaggcaaagtacaaaatattttcaagagttcatgaatatttggataaacctctttatcacaaacatctaaagcatgtaatcCAGACtgaggtgaatacaatgttttcagtcactaaaaataaacccatgccctatggtaaatctacagtcttcatggtaattttgttttatttaccgactatttatcgggtttattataaacactcatgcatgaaaaataattcgcagagaattcaaaaatatagtataccataccaccataaagatatatgtttttattttccgatatttatgccacgaacgactggtggtgtatagtacctatatcaaagcggacaaattaccacggctagaacatttagaaaacagatataggtcCCTactaaacttaaaagtagtaggTATCATaatgagaaatacagaaaataagtaaatataattttacaaaaaattaaggtCAAGGGAGGGGGGGATCTATCACCCATAtagcacaaatatatattttcattgaataattcaattagttttttttttgtgtattattatttattagtaatcacCAAactctatataaaattaatttttagtatgtGAAAATCAATTGACTAGtaatttcggtttttttgtaactactttaaaaaaaatttatatgagTGACCTATAATTGAATTTGAGATTTTTGACTGaggaacaaaaattgttatttttttgtccattttatacagtttatttacaaaataattttcaaattttcatgatttagATGAATTTcaacaacttatgaagaattttgtattacaattttgaattttgagctTATTTATCATGTGAAAAGTTTtcatcgatatttatagaaaaaaaaaaactaaaaagttgaaaattgagaatacctatctataagtaggtatttcaaaaagagacaaaatatattgaaaattttatcatgtatggaAAATGGTCATGTAAGCGTAGaggaaaatcattattttaatagtttttgagtcACACCTTGTGTTCAGTGGCATAGACATGATTTCTGATAGAGgggaatcaaaaacaaaaaaacgataTAGCTAAATGGGAGGGGGGAAATTGGAAAACCCCCTATCCtctcaatacttttttttaggtattaaaatatttaacaataaggaacaatgaatataatttgaattgattcaaaattcacaATAAACACATTACGGAAGATTATCCACTCCAAAGCCAATGGGAGGGGATCTGACCCTCACTTTAATACTAAGATAAGTAATCTACCATAATTGGATTTAAAAGAGTCTACAACTCATTAGTTACTGAGATCAgaaagtaaacaaataattcgttttgaaaaaaaccaaaaaaaaatggaaattttattaaaatataatattaatttcaaattttcaaataaacaataacatagtaatatatatcTAAGTAGACTATATAGGCCACCCatacaacaaaacaataaatagtttatgGATATATTGCCTCTGTCTTACagaataacattaatacaatattttaaatgttttacaatattgttctaatttagttatgaaaaaaatgtttatgttaaaaaactaatatactataattattatggcaACAATTTATCTCTGTTTACTAGATTGAGCAAACAATGTTGAAAGTATGATGAGAGGTAActcaattataatatgcttatgtttatatacataaaaaaaacttaaaactatgaGACGATTGGCCGTTTTAACatactttcaaaataatacattatgtaaatttgagtagaatattatttaaaaattaaaattaaattgttaatttaaattgattacatTTGTAACATggagaaaataaatatagtctTCTTTAAAACAAAGTATGAAGTAAAAACTGTCCCAACAttttgttactataatattgtatcaatataaatcaaaataaaattatacacacacaaaaataataagatgaatggaagacatttatttttactagttCCACAAGGCAAAACTTTATAAAagacaatgataattatttgttttgatattttgtaatgattGGTCATTTTAAACAATAGAAACATGattaccattattttaataaaattttaaaatcttgagCTACCCTGTATATAATACTCTTGAATctcacaaaaaaatgtatttataataggtataacaattgaaaaactattaaaaatgacatttaaacatttattacatttgtaaatgtaataaaaatgtccattgttttttttttatcatacccaaaatgtaaaatactaaacatgtataattaaacataataaacattataaaaatattaaaattcaacatagtataaactgtaaaataatgaaataaatttaaagataaataattaaataccattatggagatttaaatttataaatcacaACATTCCTcacaaattttatcaaaaatatatcttgaaatcctttttataaatacttgtgttgtattacaataatctattatatatattaaaaatataccgtataaaataaaagataaaatatagttatccATAATCATTTTGTAAAATTCTATTTGATCTGAATTAGTAACTCCATCACTATTTCAAAACCAAAAATCAGATATAGGTTGTTATTGTCATTTAacataaatgttcaattttataatcTACTACTAATAggaatatgattttattagttttttcttcTCCAATATGGTGATATTAGAGTTTTATAAAATCTTTGAAATTCTCATAATCAGAATCAGATGCAAATATTTTTGACAGCTGACTAAAAGTCGGGCGTTCCTTGGGTTCATATGCCCAACACATCTCCATTGTTTTGTAAACTTCAATTGGACACCTTTGAGTTTTTTGTAACCTCTCTCCTTTTTCCAGAATACCAATTACTTCAACACCTTTCATGTTTTCATATGGTTGCTGTCCATAGGAAAACATTTCCCACAATGTAATACCATAGCTCCACACATCACTAGCACTAGAAAAAGTTCCGTAATTGCATGATTCGGGTGCATACCATTTAATTGGCCATCGTCCACCATGTGAAGCTCTATAATAGTCCTTATCAACATTCAATGTACGCGACAGACCAAAATCGCTTATTTTGGCTTGGTGTCTATCTGCTAAAAGAATGTTTCTAGCTGCCAAATCCCTGTGCACAAAACGTTTTTGTTCTAAGTAACACATACCAGAAGCTATCTGAGCGGCCCACATTTTTAACTCATAATTTGGACTGATGAGTTCTGGGTGTGTGATGATGTGAGTCAACATTGAACCAAGTGCAATGAGCTCTTGAACCATCAACAATGGTGGCCCTTCACATATGCCAATCAATCTTATAATACATTCGTGATTTAAACTCATCATGACATGAGCTTCACGCAAAAATTCTGATTTATTAGTTGAAGACATATCGTATCGCAGCATTTTGATAGCTACTTTTTCCTCAAAACCATCTCGGTTTTGAAAAGTTCCTTTATAGACTGAACCAAATTCGCCTTCACCAATCACTTCATCTAAAATCAAATTGtccctcataatattgtcttgaAATTCAGTTTGATGTTTTGGTTTTGGCTTCTTTAATGTAAATGGAAATCCTTTTGGTAGGGGTGGAATAACTGCTGGACTTACAGGCACTTCTAATTTATTCGGTAAACCATCaggaaataatgtataatgttgtaTTAGATGTTCCAACGAATTCAAATATGGCccattgtcaataaaataatatttatcgcgATCTTGGATCTGGAAATGATAACATTGATTAGTACACATCATAGATAAGACATAGCCACTCTGTCTATTCATTCTGACTAAAAAACAACCGTCAACAtcttttgttttcaatattgcTGTGGCTTCGTGGCGATCAAGCTTGCCATGATACCATTGATCTTTCCTCGAAGATGGCATAGGAGAAACAAACTCATTCAACATTTGTTCAACTTCAGTGTGTCCATTGGTGCGTGCTAAGTCTGCAGGTAGAAGATCGTCAAAAGTACGTGGCCTCGATGGAGCATTCATGGACAACAATAGAGTCACAATATCTGCATGGCCTCGGCTTGATGCTTCGTGTAGAGCTACCCATCCAGTCGACGAATTTCTCAACTGAATATTTGCGCCGCCAACTGTCAATAGGATTTTCACAGTGTTCAATAAATTGTTCTGACAAGCGAAATGTAAAGGAGTGTAGCCTTCTGTGTCTCTACAATTCACATTGGCTCCACATGAGATGAGTTTCTCTACAATTTGATCATGACCCATCTGACTAGCTAAATGCAATGCAGTTTGTCCCTCTTGGTTTTTTGCTTCTAAATTCCGATACCCACATTTTAACAGCTCGGTAACCACTTTGCAATTAGCTTGTGTAATGGCTCTGTGCAAGAGATTAGTACGTCCATGTCTCCTGGTATCGTGAGGTGGAGGATCTTTGACAATAGGCTTGGACAGTTGTACTCCTAAGCTTGGATCATTTACTTTACAGTAATGTTCAATTAATGTTTCTAACCCgtgcattatattttgttcgtcAATAGAGAAAAATGCATCTTCACCATGACGTCGTATTTGATAGTGCACTACTTCATTATTTTGTAACACACAAAGCACATAATCTCCGGATGCAGAATTGCTTTCTCGTACTAAAAATAGACCATCTTCTTTACTCTCGTGGTCTAATAGAATAATTTCAGCCGTGTCCCTTGATATTTTTCCATGATACCAATTAATATCGACATTTTCACTGTGGTTGTTCATTATTGTTGTGATAGtggtaaatacctaataaacaattaaaaataaattatttaattatacaaaaaagcatcaaaaataaattaagtacaaaactaatataaaagaagtctgaataaaaaatgatttgaataaaAGAATTCAGTGATTAactttttagaataatttagataattgaATATAGaacttacatttttacataaactaAAAATGCATTACCTACCTCTCTTATTTACTTGAGAAGAAGaacttataattgttttaaatagtaaccattaatattattactagacACTATAGTAAGTCACTATAGTTAAGTATGCAATATTGTACAGCTACTTATTAAATTCTAGGTACTtagaatttatttgtaaatatatttaattatttagattgattaatgttaaaataatatagtattatattaatgctaTCGCCATTATCACTTGTGGCAttacattaaatgttaaaatataaatttcagtgTTAACTGcctaaccattataataatttataagttgatATGAATTTATATGCTTTCAAAAGCATCAAAATGTGTTtcttttttgtttgaattgacttcagtataataatgtttgacagtaatatttataattaagatatcttaaaaataataataattataatacctaactaacgtgataaaattaataactttatccTTGATTTCTGGTAAAATAACTTCTAAAATTAGATAACAAACATTTGGTCATGCATAAGACCTATGAATACTTTATGCACCATAATGATTGgcttattttatcaaattttaaatactttgagTCTTTGACCCTTAACGGAAAAAGAAATTAGACAACAAAGTCTATAACTATttacttaataggtatatagataaaaatgtttatttttaagttttgattaatttaatacaataatgttgtcaaatattatgttcaatttaccaatcattataggtatactatttaacatcaatatattatgttgttattataatttgtagaatTTTGCTTGTACTATCGTAAGAAGCTAAATAGtgtaaactttattaaataaataaataaaaatcaatcatcgaacaaaaactaattattaattttctaaacacAACGTCGTAatagttatcatttttaaatatgacacattaaaatgaatacaggaattatatgtttacaattaggtacttattaatgtattcatataattttattttaaaagtatttaatgaaactgatttttataagaaaaaaaattaagttaagacttttaataaaattttagatttataagtacttacttcatattattatcaataaaatatatattttgtatacgttCAATGCAAAATAAGGtttatcaaaaaacaattaGTACCTATCctacagaaaaaataataaaaccatatctccatgcataaaataaaaagtagttgatatgttttgaaaattactttttcattgaaaaatgacaccaatgttcataatattttgatgaggGTCGCCAAAAAAACGTCGCAAGCAGTAAATGAACGTAGAAACAATTGGTTTGGATTCAACAAGTGTCTTGAAACTTCAACAATATCACAATGGTATTGATGATGAAACTGCTAAATCAAAATGAAACTGGtttgtattatttaagtaataagtactGACGATTGCAATATACTATTGAACGACTTACCTCTAAtggtttagtaataattaaagtGTCGAGTGGGGAAGGCTTTCGATTACAATTTTGGATGTGTGACTACTGAGTatacttattgtattttatttgtttaaagtaAACAACAAGGAAGTATATtggtcgataaaaaaaatattatgccgatatgcatattattattgtataccataatataagataaatattatatataaatatatatatatgtgtgtgtgtaaatacGTGTGCGTGCGTAAAGcacactacaataataatataattgaatgaaTGAACAATAACTATAGtctaaattaattcaattcatCTTCaggtttataaaaaattgttatctaaTATCTGTGATAAAAGCAAGTAAATAAAAGAGATAAGTGACGTTACAGTGCGTGcaaatgcacaaaaaaaatatgtcgcACATCTTACGTGTATACAATAAAACTGTTTCTACGCTGTTTGAAAGTAAACGTTTATGCGTGCTATAGGCGCGCCACTTCATACGTTTAGAAATACACTCACTGGagcggtattaattttgaaaaaaattcaatttttagatttttccctttagttacactgtaagacctacctttgtgccaaatttcacgtttctacctatacgggaagtgtcttataattttgatgatcgGTGAGTGAGTCAGTAacaattttgcaaatttttaaaTCCTCCCATTTTGAAATGGCACAATATTAAGGGCTCATTTTCGTCAAACAAACGTCAGTCAATTTTCGACTGTAAAATTACACGAATAATAGCTCgaaaaagtataatacaataataataggtgcataaatgcataataacatagataataatatagtcaatagtcatagaataaaaataataataataataggtcagtcaattttcaactataatactgtaatgattatttatattatatttatacatactaatatttatttatttatttatttatttatttataggtacatttaaatttttctataggtagttataatatatgattaatagttaagtattaataaatacaaatataacctaataataataagtatattatattttactagttattattatttatgattattaactgttatagtagtatgtatgtatgtatatttaatatatcatattgtgttcatatttatagtgatcattttcattataatatataatatattattatattttgttatagcctatagataCATGGTAATTAGAaatggtaaaaattaaacacatatatatgtacatatttttgaatttttaatacatacaaatctgcaccctagtaattactaattaggagtagagtatacatgtgttcacatttttatttctatttctgggctttttttcctcggtgtatttatttttttgggctttttttccgcctACCGTGTTTGGTGTTCATCAATTGCACCGATTTTTCCAGActgaaatatataggtacctacataatatagtgcCAAAACTTCGTTAACGGATAATTGATATTCACcgtttttttcaactttttcaacTAACAAACATGCTGTGcatttgttattggtgcatgtCCACttctaaatattatcttttctCCGTCTAATGAAACGGTGTTTGTGtttgttaaaaacaattaaatttccACCACGCTCAGAGGTAATAAGTCTTATTTCTTggttattttccattttatttaagtaaaatattaattttataacgtaATATTCAACGTAAAATATTTGGCACAACGCACAACACGGGAAATCACGTACTGAGTAATAcgaaagtatatattttgattattcgtTGCAAACAATTCGTTATCGTTGTATTTATATAGATGAGGTATCATTATTAAtggataaatgtattatctgaTTAAGATAGGGAATGTCACATAGACAGTGTGTGAGCAGTGCAAAGAgccatatatatttatataggctaTAGCCATAGCCGATTTTTATATGGCAAAGTTTGGCAACGTTGcgcggaaaaataaaaactgaacgTTCTCAATCGTAATAGTCAAAAGGGTCTAAAAAAGGTATCGCCAATAATGAccgttctcaatcgtatttcTGCCGCCATAACAATAGGGGAAGCAaggtatgaattttattttctgGCCAGGTTTTGTGTTTAAATAAGGGGGGGCATCATCAAAAGGAAAAATTGAACAAGttattattcgaaaaaaaaatggaaaatgtaccTCCTATAATAGATTATGATATTGttcaaaaaacaaacaattcaaCAGTTCAAGaattgacatttttagattcCGACTGGAGTtcaacaattttagattctgaacgaagtgatgaatgtattgattttaNNNNNNNNNNNNNNNNNNNNNNNNNNNNNNNNNNNNNNNNNNNNNNNNNNNNNNNNNNNNNNNNNNNNNNNNNNNNNNNNNNNNNNNNNNNNNNNNNNNNTTTTATCCCTTTATAGTGAAATTCTTAATGcggttgtattatttattaaagtctCCCAGTTACTATCACTACTCACTATACAGCCGAAAGGTAATTTTCCAATTTAAAACTGTTGAAAAACTATCTTCGGAATTCACAAGCAGTGGTGGATCCAGGAGGGAGGGGGCATTTCTCCCCTCCAATCGCCGTAGTTTCCCTTTGTTTTACACtatgtttagccaattttgtagccAATGTTTGTACTTTTTGTCGGTATTTTTGCCACCCCCAAatttaagccctggatccgccactatTCACAAGTAGGTTTAACTGGCataagtatacttaatattgaaaaatcaaagaCAAATTAACTTGATCttgaataattgataaataactttGCTAATATGAAGTCTAtagaaagaaaaacttttaaaaatattatcattgtatataatatttgttgatagtttattgtttgttatttaaattgtaatgtaggcaatattgtgttaaaaattaaaatcgagaAAAAtgaacatacctacctattttgtttaataaattaattgcttTTTAATTAACTTGACTTCTGATAACTGATGCATTGTTGGagatgtgtttaaaaatatgatgaactaatatacaataaacatgaCTACATActgctataatattactatactgcttgaaaaaagttaaaaattgggAGCCATAAATGTTGTCTTGCATTAGACGTCTAACAAAGCTGGTTAGTTGCGGCACTAACTTTTTTCGCGTTAGGGAACTACAAACTTAGTTGCGGCACTGTACCTACATCTATTGCGCCAGTGATTTTCTCACAAAATTTATACGATATGTGTTGACGTTATAAGTCAGTTTgactaaattgtaaaaaaaaatacctacaaatataatgaattttaaaaattgtactattTAGTATGTCACGCTCGAGTGTAAAAGTTCTACATTTCCTtagctaaaataaattattgagaattagtgttgaaaaaaaaatctaaaatctaaaatatatcttGAGATGAATAATGGTAACTATTACTGACTTCACAAATGATCGCCTATTTTTCAACTATACTATCGTCCGGAGCGGCGGCGTAATTGGCGTATACACTTTTTTGTACCTAAATACCTTCCGGTGCAATtgatgtataagtgtataactttTAGATAttgagcgaagcgatgaatgtatttgattttacaatgatgtgttttttttattttttttttttacttttgtgtctgtcatcacggtttagggcagtaaaactgctttgattttcttcaacagtatcttgttcgatgggaaaatgaatctagttggtgcatttgggaggtcaaattttaaaattttcaatagttttcaaaagcgctgggaaaaacaacataaaaattaaggaaaaacgagaatttttacccaaaatcgatattggtttttggtgtaactctaaaacaaatgaacgtatataggtacctacatgaaatttt
It contains:
- the LOC100166120 gene encoding tRNA (adenine(58)-N(1))-methyltransferase catalytic subunit TRMT61A — protein: MSFNRYKDIIEEGDTVILYINPQAMYAIQAQSVIENRKGEKIENVMQTKYGALKISSLFGKQFGSKVSLSNGWAHVLYPTPELWTQTLPHRTQIIYTPDISLIMFMLELKPGSIVVESGTGSGSLTHAMAFRVKPTGHIYTYDFHEQRADQAQKEFKSHGLSENVTSQCRDVCQNGFSDDVIGKADAVFLDLPHPHLVVPFAIKALKPSGGGRICTFSPCIEQVMRTCQTLLDHGFVQLKTVECLEKEYQVLNRTVTTFTTASRPPPPASGPQNITEEPGNEKKFLACIPSASPRGHTGYLTTATFLMENRPQPEEVEIEDACEK
- the LOC100168161 gene encoding tyrosine-protein kinase Shark, whose product is MNNHSENVDINWYHGKISRDTAEIILLDHESKEDGLFLVRESNSASGDYVLCVLQNNEVVHYQIRRHGEDAFFSIDEQNIMHGLETLIEHYCKVNDPSLGVQLSKPIVKDPPPHDTRRHGRTNLLHRAITQANCKVVTELLKCGYRNLEAKNQEGQTALHLASQMGHDQIVEKLISCGANVNCRDTEGYTPLHFACQNNLLNTVKILLTVGGANIQLRNSSTGWVALHEASSRGHADIVTLLLSMNAPSRPRTFDDLLPADLARTNGHTEVEQMLNEFVSPMPSSRKDQWYHGKLDRHEATAILKTKDVDGCFLVRMNRQSGYVLSMMCTNQCYHFQIQDRDKYYFIDNGPYLNSLEHLIQHYTLFPDGLPNKLEVPVSPAVIPPLPKGFPFTLKKPKPKHQTEFQDNIMRDNLILDEVIGEGEFGSVYKGTFQNRDGFEEKVAIKMLRYDMSSTNKSEFLREAHVMMSLNHECIIRLIGICEGPPLLMVQELIALGSMLTHIITHPELISPNYELKMWAAQIASGMCYLEQKRFVHRDLAARNILLADRHQAKISDFGLSRTLNVDKDYYRASHGGRWPIKWYAPESCNYGTFSSASDVWSYGITLWEMFSYGQQPYENMKGVEVIGILEKGERLQKTQRCPIEVYKTMEMCWAYEPKERPTFSQLSKIFASDSDYENFKDFIKL